A single Deltaproteobacteria bacterium DNA region contains:
- a CDS encoding polyprenyl synthetase family protein, producing the protein MKNLNLDFLSKYKNKANKYLEEIFRENVFYPPLFNEAMKYTVFTEGKKIRAALILSTVKLFSNYEIGLPFAASIELIHAYSLIHDDLPSMDNDDYRRGKPSNHKVFGEELAILAGDGLGTFAYEIIVDKGLRVTSKENVLKIIREISHASGPWGMVGGQAADILVAKKKIKMEDEKEMVNFIHTHKTQKLIAICPTIGGILGNCNSDELHKLKTYGEKIGLAFQIMDDVLDVGEEENTLTYPKVYGIENSKQIAKKLVEEGQEQLTIWGEKASELLDIADLIVERSS; encoded by the coding sequence TTGAAGAATTTAAACCTTGATTTTCTCAGTAAATACAAGAATAAGGCAAACAAATATTTAGAAGAAATCTTTCGGGAAAATGTTTTTTATCCTCCTCTATTTAATGAAGCAATGAAATATACAGTTTTTACGGAGGGGAAAAAAATAAGAGCAGCCCTTATCCTCTCTACGGTGAAACTTTTTTCCAATTATGAAATTGGATTACCTTTTGCTGCATCTATAGAACTAATCCATGCTTACTCTCTCATTCATGATGACCTACCATCCATGGACAACGATGATTATAGACGAGGGAAACCATCCAACCACAAGGTGTTTGGAGAAGAATTAGCCATTTTAGCTGGCGACGGATTAGGCACTTTTGCTTATGAAATAATAGTTGATAAAGGCTTACGAGTTACAAGTAAAGAGAATGTACTGAAGATAATAAGGGAAATAAGTCATGCTTCAGGTCCATGGGGAATGGTAGGCGGACAGGCAGCAGATATCCTTGTTGCTAAAAAGAAGATAAAAATGGAAGATGAAAAAGAGATGGTCAATTTTATCCATACCCACAAGACACAAAAACTTATTGCTATATGCCCAACAATTGGCGGAATATTAGGTAATTGCAATAGCGATGAGCTTCATAAACTCAAGACTTACGGAGAAAAAATTGGCCTTGCCTTTCAAATCATGGATGATGTATTAGATGTAGGAGAAGAAGAAAATACTTTGACTTACCCTAAAGTCTACGGTATAGAGAATTCGAAGCAAATTGCTAAAAAACTGGTGGAAGAAGGACAAGAACAGCTGACAATATGGGGGGAAAAAGCAAGTGAGCTTTTAGATATAGCTGATTTGATCGTAGAAAGGAGTAGCTAA
- the hisB gene encoding imidazoleglycerol-phosphate dehydratase HisB, whose translation MKREARISRKTEETEVEINLCIDGRGKAEISTPVGFFNHMLETVAKHSNFDIEVQAKGDVEVDFHHIVEDIGIVFGETFLKALGEKRGIKRFASSVVPMDDALTLCSIDIGGRPYFYYNLSVSGKLGNMDIEVIEEFFRAFSYNALINLYIDGLHGKNAHHIIESVFKAFSLTLKQAVRIEGDTIPSTKGVL comes from the coding sequence ATGAAAAGAGAGGCGAGAATTTCCAGAAAAACAGAGGAAACGGAAGTGGAGATAAACCTATGTATAGATGGAAGAGGAAAGGCAGAGATTTCTACACCTGTAGGTTTTTTTAATCATATGTTGGAAACCGTAGCCAAACATAGCAACTTTGATATAGAAGTTCAGGCAAAAGGTGATGTAGAAGTAGATTTTCACCACATTGTAGAGGATATAGGTATCGTTTTTGGGGAAACTTTTTTAAAAGCATTAGGTGAAAAGAGAGGGATAAAGAGGTTTGCATCTTCTGTCGTTCCTATGGATGATGCATTGACACTATGCAGTATAGATATCGGAGGAAGACCGTACTTTTATTATAATTTGAGTGTAAGCGGAAAATTAGGGAATATGGATATAGAAGTAATAGAGGAATTTTTTCGTGCTTTTTCATACAACGCATTGATTAATCTTTATATAGATGGTTTACATGGAAAGAATGCTCATCATATCATTGAATCTGTATTTAAAGCATTTTCCTTAACTTTAAAGCAAGCGGTAAGAATAGAGGGTGACACTATTCCCTCCACAAAGGGCGTGCTCTGA
- the mtaB gene encoding tRNA (N(6)-L-threonylcarbamoyladenosine(37)-C(2))-methylthiotransferase MtaB, which produces MKIKVAFTTLGCKVNQYETMCMRSRCEERGLHSTSFKEKADVYVINGCCVTSRAAYETRLFAKKAFQNNKQAKVIVCGCPCYMQTEREMLEKIGVHFILGHSYKHEMPDFILRALNGESGIFADDYSKSYVDESVLCRFGNRARAFCKVEEGCNFHCTFCILPTVRGKERSKSIENVLKEINCLIKSGHKEIVLTGTNIGSYRFGFKKLLQLIEQMDGEFRIRISSIEPVYMNDSLIDVLKQSKKVVKHLHIPLQSGSNKILKFMNRPYEKEDYCNIVWKLSKLGFVLGTDIIVGFPTETDEDFEETRAFIKSLPLQYAHVFVYSKREKTPAASIKGEINGKIAKNRSKIIRRIIALKNYAFRKSLEGKKVEIITEPTEVVIDGKAYRKGVSKEYVVVLIPSSVPPHERLWARIVHVNRNFTFAEL; this is translated from the coding sequence CTGAAAATAAAGGTAGCCTTCACGACTTTAGGATGTAAGGTAAACCAGTATGAAACAATGTGTATGAGGAGCAGATGTGAGGAAAGAGGTCTTCATTCTACCTCATTTAAGGAAAAGGCAGATGTGTATGTGATCAATGGCTGCTGTGTAACCTCACGAGCGGCTTATGAGACAAGACTATTTGCCAAAAAAGCATTCCAAAATAACAAACAGGCAAAGGTTATAGTTTGTGGTTGTCCTTGTTATATGCAAACAGAAAGAGAGATGTTAGAAAAAATAGGTGTCCATTTTATTTTAGGGCATTCTTACAAACATGAAATGCCAGATTTTATCTTAAGGGCTTTAAACGGTGAAAGTGGTATATTTGCCGATGATTATTCTAAGTCTTATGTGGATGAATCTGTCCTCTGTCGATTCGGCAATAGAGCCCGTGCATTTTGCAAAGTAGAAGAGGGCTGCAATTTCCACTGTACATTCTGCATTCTTCCCACGGTAAGAGGAAAAGAAAGAAGCAAAAGTATAGAAAATGTCCTAAAAGAAATCAACTGTTTAATAAAATCGGGTCATAAAGAAATTGTACTTACGGGCACAAATATCGGCAGCTACCGTTTTGGTTTTAAAAAACTCCTCCAGCTTATCGAGCAAATGGATGGTGAGTTTAGAATTCGCATAAGTTCTATTGAGCCGGTATATATGAATGATTCGTTAATAGATGTTTTAAAACAAAGTAAAAAGGTGGTTAAACATCTGCATATTCCTTTACAGAGCGGTAGTAATAAAATCTTGAAATTTATGAATAGACCCTATGAAAAAGAAGATTATTGCAATATTGTTTGGAAATTGAGTAAATTGGGATTTGTATTGGGCACAGATATTATCGTAGGATTTCCTACGGAAACAGATGAAGACTTTGAGGAAACAAGAGCATTTATTAAAAGTTTACCTCTTCAATATGCGCATGTTTTTGTTTATTCAAAAAGGGAGAAAACACCAGCAGCATCAATCAAAGGAGAGATAAATGGAAAGATAGCGAAGAACAGAAGCAAGATCATACGAAGGATAATTGCTTTAAAAAATTACGCATTCCGAAAGAGCCTGGAGGGAAAAAAAGTAGAGATAATTACAGAACCCACAGAGGTTGTAATAGACGGAAAAGCTTATAGAAAAGGTGTTTCTAAAGAATATGTAGTTGTTCTTATTCCTTCATCTGTTCCTCCCCATGAAAGATTATGGGCAAGAATTGTTCATGTAAACAGAAATTTTACATTTGCAGAATTATGA
- the xseB gene encoding exodeoxyribonuclease VII small subunit, with protein sequence MGEIGFEEALKRLEEIAGILEKGDTSLDETLSLFEEGMKLSAFCQKKLTEVENKIKLIVQKEGKINLEEFKP encoded by the coding sequence ATGGGAGAAATTGGTTTCGAAGAGGCACTGAAGAGGTTGGAAGAAATAGCGGGAATATTAGAAAAAGGAGACACATCTTTAGACGAAACCTTAAGCTTGTTTGAAGAAGGAATGAAGCTCTCTGCTTTTTGTCAAAAAAAACTTACAGAAGTGGAAAACAAGATAAAACTCATCGTTCAAAAGGAAGGAAAAATTAATCTTGAAGAATTTAAACCTTGA
- the lptA gene encoding lipopolysaccharide transport periplasmic protein LptA: MKFKLIVIFILLFLSVAGAENLKEKLETNKIPIHITSNKLIAYSNEGKYIFTGDVTVIRGELTINADKMDVYKSKKTEDIEKIVCTGDVVIRKPGEVAKGDTATYIDEEQKIILEGNASAKQKGPDLRELHGEKIIIFLNKDYTIVEGGKKKVRVIIYPKEEKKSD; encoded by the coding sequence ATGAAATTTAAGCTTATCGTCATTTTCATATTGTTATTTTTGTCAGTAGCAGGTGCTGAAAATCTAAAGGAAAAGCTTGAAACGAATAAAATACCCATTCACATTACATCTAACAAACTTATCGCTTATAGCAACGAAGGGAAATATATCTTCACGGGTGATGTAACGGTTATAAGAGGAGAATTAACAATCAATGCGGATAAGATGGATGTTTACAAAAGCAAAAAAACAGAAGATATAGAAAAAATTGTATGTACAGGTGATGTTGTTATAAGAAAACCCGGTGAGGTGGCAAAAGGTGATACGGCTACTTATATTGACGAAGAACAAAAAATCATTTTAGAAGGAAATGCTTCTGCCAAACAAAAAGGTCCTGATTTGCGAGAGCTGCATGGTGAAAAAATTATCATTTTTTTGAACAAGGATTACACCATAGTGGAAGGCGGAAAGAAAAAGGTAAGGGTAATTATCTATCCCAAAGAGGAGAAAAAAAGTGATTAA
- a CDS encoding HlyC/CorC family transporter, which produces MDVILILIIICCVFIEAISSGTEIGIISANSLKLNILSRKGVKGTQLIKNYLKNPAKLLSTTLSITDLSVVTSTSIATYLMTKYLGEGQGLYSILIISPIILLCGELIPKSLFRKFPVSLSVKSVYFLHIAGKILSPLIFCVSVIANTLLKLIPARFFKRHKVSRRDFKTLLNSKYIKDEISLEEHKFLKHIFEFGEEYTREIMVPLVKVKLAKETSTIEEMIELVKETGFTRFPVYRERIDNIVGIVNIYDLIHAVDEKEKIKKFVQPAQFFSEYMRVDDLFYKMKKDGIFMSVIVDEYGGIIGMATVEDCVEEIMGEIEDEYDKSNLYFHIQGKDKYIIDADAEIDRINEDLKLNIKKEEDYETIGGFVIKRLGYIPRKGEILSADRCNFTVLDTDGRKIKKILLKKIQ; this is translated from the coding sequence GTGGATGTCATTTTAATTCTTATCATCATTTGCTGTGTTTTTATAGAAGCTATTTCATCTGGAACAGAAATAGGTATTATTTCTGCCAATTCATTAAAGTTAAATATCCTTTCTCGGAAAGGGGTCAAGGGTACTCAGCTTATAAAAAACTACCTTAAAAACCCCGCTAAACTCCTTTCCACTACCCTTTCTATAACAGACCTTAGCGTTGTTACTTCAACCAGTATAGCCACATACCTCATGACAAAATATTTAGGTGAGGGACAGGGATTGTATTCTATACTCATCATTTCCCCTATTATTTTGCTGTGTGGGGAATTGATACCCAAGAGTTTATTTAGAAAATTTCCCGTTTCTTTGTCTGTGAAGAGTGTATATTTTTTGCATATTGCGGGAAAAATCCTTTCGCCGCTCATCTTCTGTGTATCTGTAATTGCCAATACACTTTTGAAACTTATACCGGCAAGGTTTTTCAAGAGGCACAAAGTATCTCGAAGAGATTTCAAAACATTGTTGAACAGTAAATATATCAAAGATGAAATAAGCCTTGAAGAACACAAATTTTTAAAGCATATATTCGAATTTGGGGAAGAATATACCAGAGAAATAATGGTGCCTTTGGTTAAGGTAAAGCTGGCAAAGGAAACCTCAACTATTGAAGAGATGATAGAACTGGTGAAAGAAACAGGATTTACTCGTTTTCCTGTATATAGAGAAAGAATAGACAATATTGTAGGTATAGTGAATATTTATGATCTAATCCATGCAGTAGATGAAAAAGAAAAGATCAAGAAGTTCGTTCAACCTGCTCAGTTCTTCTCCGAATATATGCGGGTAGATGATTTGTTTTATAAGATGAAAAAAGATGGTATTTTTATGTCGGTGATTGTAGATGAATATGGAGGAATAATAGGCATGGCTACTGTTGAAGACTGCGTGGAAGAGATTATGGGTGAAATTGAAGATGAATACGATAAATCGAATTTGTACTTCCACATCCAGGGAAAAGATAAGTATATAATTGACGCAGATGCAGAAATAGATAGAATTAACGAGGATTTAAAACTAAATATAAAAAAAGAAGAAGATTATGAAACCATAGGAGGCTTTGTAATAAAAAGGCTGGGTTATATTCCCCGAAAAGGTGAAATACTGTCTGCAGACAGATGCAATTTTACTGTCTTAGATACAGACGGACGGAAAATAAAAAAGATCTTATTAAAAAAAATACAATGA
- the rdgB gene encoding RdgB/HAM1 family non-canonical purine NTP pyrophosphatase encodes MTGKKHLKNKKIFLATKNRHKIEELKAVLSRFGWQTIDASSLPYEVEENGKTFCENAIFKAKFYADKYNMTVLSDDSGLMVDALNGRPGILSSRYAGNDKKNRETLLKEMEYLKNLNERKAHFVCCVAIVTKKGKIYSIEEICDGYIAFKERGNGGFGYDPIFMPEGWNKTFAEIPKIKEEISHRAKAMKKAINLLKRIENEI; translated from the coding sequence ATGACTGGAAAAAAGCATTTGAAAAATAAAAAGATATTTTTGGCTACAAAAAACAGGCATAAAATAGAAGAGTTAAAGGCCGTGCTCTCTCGATTTGGATGGCAAACAATAGATGCATCATCTTTGCCTTATGAGGTAGAGGAAAATGGTAAAACATTTTGCGAGAACGCAATATTCAAGGCAAAGTTTTATGCGGATAAATACAATATGACAGTACTTTCGGATGATTCGGGGTTAATGGTAGACGCCTTGAATGGAAGACCGGGCATCCTTTCATCGAGATATGCAGGTAATGATAAGAAAAATAGAGAAACACTTCTGAAAGAAATGGAGTATTTGAAAAATCTAAACGAAAGGAAAGCGCATTTTGTGTGTTGTGTTGCTATTGTTACTAAAAAGGGGAAAATTTACAGCATAGAAGAGATATGTGATGGATACATTGCATTTAAAGAAAGAGGGAACGGAGGATTTGGATATGATCCTATATTTATGCCAGAGGGCTGGAACAAAACATTTGCCGAAATACCTAAGATTAAAGAAGAAATCAGCCATCGGGCAAAAGCAATGAAAAAAGCAATAAATCTTTTGAAAAGGATAGAAAATGAAATTTAA
- a CDS encoding ATP-binding protein, translating to MKEIVIISGKGGTGKTTIASCLSCAIPSKIIVDADVDAADMFILLSPRILQQEEFIGAQSAIIDEEKCTGCGLCEKYCRFDAIYKREDKYFINPMKCEGCTLCTLVCPEKAITIVDEIIGEWFVSNTKHGKMVHARLNPGAENSGNLVAKIKKKTHAIAEEENIPYILVDGPPGIGCPVISALSGAQIAIVVTEPTISGVHDLKRVCQLSDNFGTKTSVIINKCDINKETSEKIKSWCKQNKIEVLAEIPFTKCIDEALMNKKIAYDVCPSIKEIIDRIWEKIDATF from the coding sequence ATGAAAGAAATTGTAATTATCAGTGGAAAAGGGGGCACAGGAAAAACAACTATTGCTAGTTGTTTGTCATGCGCAATACCAAGCAAAATTATTGTGGATGCAGATGTAGATGCGGCGGATATGTTTATACTTTTAAGTCCCAGGATTTTACAGCAGGAAGAATTCATAGGTGCACAGTCAGCAATTATAGATGAAGAAAAATGTACAGGTTGTGGATTATGTGAAAAATATTGCCGATTTGATGCTATTTATAAAAGAGAAGATAAGTATTTTATTAATCCTATGAAATGTGAAGGATGCACTTTGTGCACCTTAGTATGTCCAGAAAAAGCGATTACTATTGTAGATGAAATTATAGGTGAATGGTTTGTTTCCAATACGAAACATGGAAAGATGGTTCATGCAAGACTTAATCCTGGTGCTGAGAACTCCGGAAATCTGGTAGCGAAGATAAAGAAAAAAACACATGCTATTGCTGAAGAGGAAAATATACCATATATATTAGTGGATGGTCCTCCAGGCATCGGCTGTCCGGTCATTTCTGCTCTTTCTGGAGCGCAGATAGCAATAGTTGTAACTGAACCTACAATATCGGGTGTTCACGACTTGAAAAGGGTTTGTCAACTATCCGACAACTTTGGCACGAAGACAAGCGTTATCATCAATAAATGTGATATAAATAAGGAAACAAGCGAAAAGATAAAAAGTTGGTGCAAACAAAACAAAATAGAGGTATTAGCAGAGATTCCATTTACAAAATGTATAGATGAGGCTTTAATGAACAAAAAAATTGCATACGATGTTTGTCCCTCCATAAAGGAAATTATAGACAGAATATGGGAAAAGATAGATGCTACTTTTTAG
- a CDS encoding MBL fold metallo-hydrolase: MRKKRKPFDDKRDKIVFLGTGGGRIVVFSQVRASGGLWFQLDGKIFVIDPGPGALVKAANMGISIRKLKAIFISHRHLDHCADINSIIVAMTEGARRKKGIVFAPPDAIDEDSVILEYCKNTVENIIRLKQGGKYKIDDISLYTPLKFIHPPQTFGVIIESERYTISYITDTLWFDELPQIFQGDVVIMNTVFKEPRQGFYHLCIHDVEKYLSVYKPKILILNHFGMTLLRAKPWEWAERISKQFNTKVLAAWDNMVFDLDKEVGQ; encoded by the coding sequence ATGAGGAAAAAGCGTAAGCCCTTTGATGATAAACGAGACAAAATTGTGTTTCTTGGTACCGGTGGAGGAAGAATTGTTGTCTTTTCACAGGTGAGAGCCTCAGGCGGCCTATGGTTTCAATTGGATGGCAAGATATTCGTTATTGACCCCGGACCGGGAGCTTTGGTAAAAGCAGCGAATATGGGTATAAGCATAAGAAAATTAAAGGCTATTTTCATTTCACACAGACACCTGGACCACTGTGCGGATATAAATAGTATCATTGTAGCGATGACAGAAGGAGCCAGAAGAAAGAAAGGTATAGTTTTCGCACCTCCGGATGCTATAGATGAAGACTCTGTAATCTTAGAATACTGCAAAAATACTGTAGAAAACATAATAAGGTTAAAACAAGGAGGAAAATACAAAATAGATGACATTTCTCTATATACTCCTCTTAAATTTATTCATCCTCCCCAGACATTTGGTGTTATAATAGAAAGCGAAAGATATACCATATCCTATATTACAGATACATTATGGTTTGACGAATTACCCCAGATCTTTCAGGGTGATGTGGTCATTATGAATACTGTTTTTAAAGAGCCAAGACAGGGCTTTTATCATCTATGCATTCATGATGTGGAGAAATATCTCTCTGTATATAAACCGAAAATATTGATTCTCAATCACTTTGGCATGACACTTTTACGAGCAAAACCATGGGAGTGGGCGGAGAGAATTTCAAAACAATTTAATACAAAAGTTTTAGCAGCATGGGATAATATGGTTTTTGATTTAGATAAAGAAGTGGGACAATGA
- a CDS encoding YegS/Rv2252/BmrU family lipid kinase produces MKIGILINPKARRFNPKQVHAIASYFRRKGHHIRVAFIKKRGDAEILARSLARDGFDVVAAHGGDGIVTDVAEGLIHTNTALAVLPAGTTDVFAQEMGIPRNALKASLLIEKGLKKKIYTGVINGNRHFLVMCGVGFDAMTIKTVSNKFKKWWGKLSYISSGLFHMLKYRGKQIDVKIDGEKERCFTLIIGNARRYGGGFSVTPNASVLKEKLDVCMFCGKGMGREVLFHALLIVLGFHLKLKSVKHQSFEKMEIFTPGISVHIDGDFFGFTPLTIEIEKDLLSVIVPQ; encoded by the coding sequence ATGAAAATAGGAATTCTGATAAACCCAAAAGCTCGTAGATTTAATCCAAAACAGGTTCACGCTATTGCTTCTTACTTTAGAAGGAAGGGACATCATATAAGAGTTGCATTTATCAAAAAAAGGGGTGATGCAGAGATATTGGCACGCTCTTTAGCAAGAGATGGTTTTGATGTTGTGGCTGCTCATGGTGGTGATGGAATAGTCACTGATGTAGCGGAAGGATTAATTCACACCAACACTGCACTGGCAGTTTTACCCGCAGGAACAACGGATGTCTTCGCACAAGAGATGGGAATACCCAGAAATGCTTTAAAGGCAAGCCTGTTGATAGAAAAAGGTTTAAAAAAGAAAATATACACGGGAGTAATAAATGGAAACAGGCATTTTTTGGTTATGTGCGGCGTAGGTTTTGATGCTATGACTATAAAAACTGTAAGCAATAAGTTTAAAAAATGGTGGGGGAAACTCTCTTACATCTCTTCAGGACTATTTCATATGCTCAAATACCGTGGAAAACAAATAGATGTAAAAATAGACGGAGAAAAAGAAAGGTGTTTTACGCTTATAATAGGAAATGCAAGAAGGTATGGGGGCGGCTTTAGTGTTACACCCAACGCCAGTGTTCTTAAAGAAAAACTTGATGTGTGTATGTTTTGTGGAAAGGGAATGGGCCGTGAAGTTCTATTTCATGCTTTGCTTATAGTGTTAGGCTTTCACTTAAAGTTAAAATCCGTAAAACATCAAAGTTTTGAAAAGATGGAAATCTTTACACCTGGTATATCAGTTCATATAGATGGAGATTTCTTTGGTTTCACGCCCTTAACCATAGAAATAGAAAAGGATTTATTATCCGTTATCGTCCCTCAATAA
- the fsa gene encoding fructose-6-phosphate aldolase — MKFFIDTANIEKIREYAELGIVDGVTTNPSLVAKEGKNFEEVIKEISSIVKGPISAEVLSLNTEGMIEEAKKLANIAPNIAIKIPMTKEGIKATYILSQKGININVTLVFSPSQALLAAKVGAKFVSPFIGRLDDISHIGMDVVSSIRTIFDNYGFQTEIIVASIRHPRHIVEAAELGADIATIPPAVLEKIFHHPLTDIGIERFLDDWKKAFEK; from the coding sequence ATGAAATTCTTCATAGATACGGCAAACATAGAGAAAATAAGGGAATATGCGGAGTTGGGAATTGTAGATGGAGTGACTACAAATCCTTCATTGGTAGCCAAAGAAGGAAAGAATTTTGAAGAAGTAATCAAAGAAATATCTTCTATTGTAAAAGGTCCGATTAGTGCAGAGGTGCTCTCTTTGAATACGGAAGGAATGATAGAAGAGGCAAAAAAACTGGCGAATATCGCTCCTAATATAGCGATAAAGATACCCATGACCAAAGAAGGAATAAAAGCCACTTATATACTTTCTCAGAAGGGAATAAATATAAATGTAACTTTGGTTTTTTCGCCTTCGCAGGCCTTGCTTGCAGCAAAGGTTGGTGCCAAGTTCGTGAGTCCATTTATAGGAAGACTGGATGATATCAGTCATATTGGAATGGATGTTGTAAGCTCAATAAGGACAATTTTTGACAACTATGGTTTTCAAACAGAAATTATCGTTGCCAGCATTAGGCATCCACGACACATAGTAGAGGCGGCAGAATTAGGAGCAGATATCGCTACTATTCCTCCTGCGGTTTTAGAGAAAATCTTTCATCATCCTTTAACAGACATTGGCATTGAAAGATTCCTGGATGACTGGAAAAAAGCATTTGAAAAATAA
- a CDS encoding glutamate--tRNA ligase — MIKTRFAPSPTGNLHIGSLRTALFNFLLAKHEEGSFLLRIEDTDRIRSKKEFTEDIIESLKWAGLEPDEMPVFQSQRLNIYKSYAEKLLKQDKAYRCYCTKERLNKMKEEQKKKGERPHYDGHCRNIKQILDKPFVIRIKLPQEDIVFEDLLRGEISFRYSEFDDFIIMKSDGSSMYNFANVIDDSEMGITHVIRGDDHLTNTARQIVLYRLLNLKVPQFIHIPLIMGEDKTRLSKRHGAKSVLEYRDEGYVKEALINYLSRLGWSYGDKEIFSLKELVKYFDIKHLHLSSAIFNPGKLLWLNEYYLRTLPSEEIYAYSKPFIERLFLKENIKQEFSEVYVKKAMDTVRIRTQTLKTLAHDMLFYFKPPQDYEEKGVRKYCKREILNILQELYQDLKDLENFNIEGIKDVFDEITKKYDLKLIKIAQPVRIALTGKTISPGVLEMLEILGKDMSLPRIKRLIDYIKA, encoded by the coding sequence GTGATTAAAACAAGATTCGCCCCCAGCCCCACTGGTAATTTACATATTGGAAGTCTACGCACAGCTTTGTTTAATTTTCTGCTTGCCAAACACGAAGAGGGAAGCTTTCTTTTGAGAATAGAGGACACAGATAGAATTCGCTCGAAAAAAGAATTTACAGAAGATATCATAGAATCCTTAAAATGGGCAGGACTAGAACCTGATGAGATGCCTGTTTTTCAATCACAGAGATTAAATATATATAAAAGTTATGCGGAAAAATTATTGAAACAAGATAAAGCTTATAGGTGTTATTGCACCAAAGAAAGATTAAATAAGATGAAAGAAGAACAAAAAAAGAAGGGAGAAAGGCCACATTATGACGGTCATTGCAGAAATATAAAACAAATTTTAGACAAACCTTTTGTAATAAGGATAAAGTTGCCTCAAGAAGATATAGTGTTTGAAGATTTATTGAGAGGTGAAATTAGCTTTAGATATTCTGAATTTGATGATTTTATCATCATGAAATCGGATGGTTCTTCCATGTATAACTTTGCCAATGTAATAGATGACTCTGAGATGGGAATAACACATGTTATAAGAGGAGATGATCATTTAACCAACACAGCCAGGCAAATTGTTCTGTATAGATTACTCAATCTTAAAGTACCTCAATTTATACATATACCGCTTATTATGGGAGAAGATAAAACCAGGCTTTCCAAAAGACACGGAGCAAAGTCTGTTTTAGAATACAGGGACGAAGGATATGTGAAAGAGGCATTGATAAACTATCTATCACGCCTTGGATGGTCATATGGAGACAAAGAAATATTTTCCTTAAAAGAACTTGTAAAATATTTTGATATTAAACATCTACATCTATCTTCTGCCATATTCAATCCAGGAAAACTTCTGTGGTTAAATGAATATTATTTGAGGACATTACCTTCAGAAGAAATATATGCCTACAGTAAACCCTTTATAGAAAGATTATTTTTAAAAGAAAACATTAAACAAGAATTCAGTGAAGTATATGTAAAAAAGGCGATGGATACGGTGCGTATAAGAACTCAAACCTTAAAAACGCTGGCGCATGATATGTTGTTTTATTTTAAGCCACCGCAGGATTATGAAGAAAAAGGTGTTAGAAAATATTGCAAAAGAGAAATTCTAAATATTTTGCAAGAATTGTACCAAGACCTCAAAGATTTAGAAAATTTTAATATTGAAGGCATAAAAGATGTATTTGATGAAATTACAAAAAAGTATGATTTAAAACTCATAAAAATTGCTCAACCCGTAAGAATCGCTCTAACCGGAAAGACAATAAGTCCCGGCGTGCTTGAGATGCTGGAGATATTGGGTAAAGATATGTCTTTACCCCGTATAAAAAGATTGATAGATTATATTAAAGCTTAG